The DNA window CTTTTGAGGCGTACAGCTACATTTACAATAATATGTTGGTGCAGCTATAATACACCATTGAATCGAAGGTTTAATCGAACGGGATTAGTAAACAGGTATACTTGTTCCCAATGTTCTTATGGCATACGATAGAGTCCGATGAGCAAACCACAcgactttcgtaacttggcagcttCTGAGGGTTCTGCGCTatacccaagcaaccagaagttcggataatacttaaaaattacactttaaagttcatataaagttcttagcgaactttcaagctgcttaagcttgaatggaacttgaaagttgtttaagccgctattagaacataaaatgTATCGAAAAACTACTTAgaacgagaagcttatgcagctcTCTTAAACGAACTTTCGGTTGCTTGGGTACTGTCCCAATTCGATaagttgagataatgagggttccacacaactgagcAATATCCCagtgttgatcgaacgagtgagcagtagagatttcaagcagtacaTATctaaaaagtgcttagatattctcattacgaaccccaaacagcgtgatccCTTTGctacaatatagctgatatgctgcttAAATATCAATGCTCATCGAGTAAAACTCCAAGATCCTTGACACAATTctagaacgtaatgaccgtgcATTTCTTAGGATTTAGGATCATCATTTAGGGGTTAATTTCGCAcaattccgcaaaggtttccagttgatGTTGAAGGAAAGTTGGGTTGTCAGTGTTTCGGATTATGTGGTACAACTTAAGGTCATCAACGaatgacaaccgtggtccttcgaaacaaaagttgacgtcgttgaaatacagaagaaaaattaaagaaCCCAGATAGCTGCCTTGCgaaataccagatgaagcaaagatcTCTTCGGGTACACAATcgcctatcttgactgctagtcGACGATTACATCCAACGGGAGAATAtaagtaccaaagccaagtctatccaacttaGCCACTGCAATAGCGGAATTAATCTTggcaaaagcagctgaaaggtacGTAAAGAttacgtcagtttgaaggccgtcagACATGGCATCTATCACATTGATTTTGAAAGAAAGAAGAATCgcagatgttgaacgtttcggcataaaccCATGTCGAGTCTCGGAGATGTACTGTTTGCAGTGATTAAAATTGCTTTCAACACAACCAATTCAAACAGCTTGGGAACTGCGCTTACCGTTGTAGTACCACAGTAGTTGTCAACTTTTTTTTATCCTCTtttttgtggggggggggggcaagtCGATTTTCACAGGTCGGGTAATACTCCAGTTGTTAGTGACATTTGAACCAGAGGTTCTATTACAGCGCCTGCCTAGGTTGATGGCTTCATTTTCCAAATTGTTCAATGACTGGTATGATTGAAGTACATTAAGAGCCACATATGACACCTCCGGTTGTTTCTCGTTGGGGAAAACACTATCAACTACAGCCATGGTCTTGGTGGTGGTGAAGTCAATGAGTCTTAGGCCTGGTGGGCACTGAATCTTCCAATAACCACTTTAAATCTCAGCTCATAGCCAACCTGTGCATTAAAGTCGCCGAAGTCGATCTTGACATCATGGTTTGGGAAACGATGGTTTTCACATTCCCGCTGGTTTCGAGCCGGCTCTTGATCCTCAGCCGGCACATCCTTTTCCCGCGCTTTTGTGTTTCTGTCACTGCTATGAAAGCTGTTCCCAGCTTGTGTGTGTTACCGCAGCTCTGGTATTTGGTGTAGTTCCCACGAAAGACCCGTAGAGTAAACCTCTTACACCACACCTCCTGACCAGCTTTAATAGAATCATTGAGAAGGCAGACGAAATTGTTGCATTCGAATTAACAGTCTAAATTGtgttctacttcacttcggttatgtctttgacattacccacccatcttgtTAGGATAACTTTGAAACTTCAAACTAGGCTTAGCGGTTACGTGGCATTCTGTAGAAGTCCTTTGGATTTGCAGACGACATTGTAATAACAAGAAAGATACTGGAAGAGATAATGGAAATGTTGGCGACCGATACGATCGGAAACTGGAAACAAGTAACCACCAAGCATTATAACgcagcctaatatctgctttagatctacATATAAAGCACTCTTAAAGAGCCGTTAAACCCTATATTCTGATACAGACCCGTgcacagaaaattctcaaggggagggtttttgatcttttaacgTGTCCTATAAAAGAAAAGTATAGAAACCCTccaactttgaagatttttccgGCTGCCTGAACGGCCCAGTCTTGTGTTCCAATCGACTCATAACATTTCTGTTATCGAAAAGGATTCTTCGACAGACACTGCTGATTGTTGGCTCGTGGCAGTGTCAGATTGGTTTGCAGTAGTTAAGACTTCCGACTAAAGCTTGCAATCATGCAATGCAATCCATGGCTGCTTTTTTCTCCTTGCTGTCCAACCTTTGCGGGATATCTGACTTGCTCAGATCTACTGCAAATATCGCCATCTATTGCGACACGAACCGATCCTGAGGTGTCGGCCATAATGATTTACCtctctttacaaccaccttcgcagGGTTGCTTATCCTTCTTGACATTACTCGTTCCTATGTATCTGCTAGCTGGAGCTGAGAATTTCTCcgcggcggtatttctcccgaaaccTATTCCCATTTTCACGAGCCATTCAGACAGAGATGATTGATGGTGAAATCTCCATACAACGatattctgatttttttttccgatTTCGTGTGCTCCTTAGCTCCTCTTGCTTGCCCACTGACCGACCTTTGCCGTATAAATGGTCTACTCACAACCAAATGTGGGAAACATCGCATCACGAAGCGTTCATTCGCCATTCACAAGAAAGCTTTcttcacttgtgatgcattatGTTTGCTTAGAAAATGATGCGTAGCAGCCTGGTGCTGGAAAAACTCGCGAATCAAAACTATAGCAACCAATGAAGTAACCCATCAGTTGCTTTCTTTTATTGTATCATTTCCCAACTTCAGCTTTGTATTCGTATACCTTTGTAAATAGTGCTATATTTCGGTTGTGCATGTATGCATTtgtgatgctaatatagagcttcaTTGCATTGTTAAAGctataatggagtttcaatggaACATTAGTGCAAACGTATAGCCAATattgtgcaatggcttaatgcttatggttatttGGGTCGCCCAATAGAATCTTTCAGAAGACAATTAAAAGCGTTGAATTATCAGCCTGAAGAGTATTCTACTTAGCGATGtctttttttattcgattaacgcaaataatcgGTTAATTTCTAAAAcaatcgaaaaatcaataatcgattacaagcATTCGGTATAAtccacgtatatggcacccctattcCATTTGTATTGAATTGACATAAGttaacatctcagcgggcacacaaattatgggccccactgacagttcaaattgcactgctcgttttgctcgaagctcgattttcactagtcagataccgtacggcataactcaatttttagacatttaTTAAAAAGCGAAGATAATGGACaactaattgaaaaaaaaaatgttgttttgGAGATGTCGgtaaataacaaaaactttacacCATGGTGCACCAACAAATTAACCGAACTCGTctatcacaaaattgtgtcgaatgaaattgattctgcttattgtggatcgaccttaacgcgacgttttagatgttggctttgaaatcatggcggcgtagcagatacctggtgTAATCGAGCAAATCGAATAGCTGCTATCAATTAATCGATAGCATAACTAATGAAGGGTGAGCATTTAAAATGGAAGTCGCGGAACTAAAAATATGACAAGACTTATCctcatttttcaaaatgtatcCAATGACCTTTTTTGGTTGACTAAGATTTACaaagtaatcgattattgattttaatcgattatcttggtcgattaatcgaatgaattgATCAAGCTCAAAAATTATTCGACTAatggataatcgattatttgcaaaaatcagacatcaataattctacttcacttcggttatgtttCTGACACTACCCACCCATTTTCTTAAGACAACTTCGAAACTTTTCAAATTGGCTGGATGCTGTGTTAGTTATATAGCATTCTGTAGAGGTCGTTTGGATTTGCGGACGGCAGCGACATTACAGGTAAGATATCaatatcaatatcgacaattgGAAACTGGATAAAAGTATCGTATAGCCCGCCATAAAACGGTGGTACTACTGGTCATCGAGTAGAGACCACTGTCGAAGAACATGTGATAGCCTCGAGGAATGCGCTGAAACAGTTGGCTGCAATGATCGATGACAGATTGGACATAGTCAGCCACATCAACACTGCCTGCGAAATTGCGACCAAAACTAACGACGCTCTAGCTAGAATTATGCTGAACAACGTTGGATCTTTTTCTAGCATGGCATATACAACCTAATCCGTAACAGCTGGAATGAAAACTTTCTCTGGTAAGCAGATTCATAGTCCGTCCAATACTGGTGAAACTTGTAAAATAATGTAAATTACAGAGCTGTAAACATTCCAAACACTAGTGCAAAAATCTATCattaaattatttcaaattttatcaTGATACCCAGCCTCAAATAGTGGACTAAGTAATTTTCAATGgtgaaatataaataaactataATAAAATTTGTTTCTATTTCACCATTGAAAACATACCAACGTATGAATAATATCTATCTTACCAAATGGCTCACTCGACTTTTCCAAACTATACCCCTTCAACAGGCAGCACTGGCGCGGCACCCAAAAGTTTCGTTGATTTTCTCTCCCGCTCCCGAGTCGTCACTCAAAAAACTCTCCCTGGTACGAGAAGCTCTCACACCATTCTCTCTTTTTCTCTTGCAACCGCTCTCCCGCTTCATCTTATCTGACGCTTTTCCACCCAAATTTTCCCAGCATCCGAATCCAGCATCCACTCTATGCTCCTGAGATGAGCATCAGAAACAAAACCCCATCCAGATGGGGCGATGCAGAGCAGAGCCTGATTGCTACGGCAAGTGCGTACGTGCGAGACTCTTTTTCTCTTCATCCCCTATTAGTGCCCAGTGTGTACCATCATTGTCAcagacgcacacacacacacacacacacacacacacacacacacactgcaGATAATCGTTGTCTTTCATACCTGACGGGGCCTACTGCTGGGTTGGTATCCATCCATTGCAAAACCAGTTTTAGTTTGGTGAGTCGCAATACCTTAGTGGCAGATCATAGTTGGCTTTCAGTTTAACCACAGAGGTGCGTGTTTTGATTCACCGATGATTTGCTGTGACAGCTGGAGAAGTTGACGCGAATGTGTTTTTTTGCTGTCTTCGCTCATTCGAGGTCAAGGAAAATTCGAACGTCAACATCTGCCGGATGTTGACGAGCGGATTCGGGTGCCAGGCTGCGTAGTGTCATCGAAAAGTGACGTGTTGAGATAGAAAAGTTGAAATTTAgtcatttctttaaaaaaaggtGTGCTACCAGGGTGGAATTTGCCCCCTTTTTTCCGGGAGTCGGTCTGTGTGTGTTTGTAAGTGGGAAACTCTAACGACAGCTTGTTTActagttgaaaaaaaataatgctgCCTGTTGAAGCAGCAGGTTTCCCCTGTTGTTGGAGCATGTGGTGAGTGCTGCTCCTGCGCGTCCTCGTCCCTTTGTCGACGCGGGGGCTTGGTAGGAAAACCGAAAATCATATCGCGTGCAGTGTTGTCCGTCCGCTAGCTGTAGTAGGGTGTGGTGGAGCAACGCCTGATTCACACCCATTCCCCCAGTGCGGTGACAGACATGAGCACGGAGAGGCGGTCACCGGTAGACACCGTCATTCGGTTGGTAGCTCATTCAAGTGGAATTCTCGCAACGTGGATAAGTGAAGATAGAGACAGGAGTGACAGTGAagtagaagaagaagaagaaggaggagGAATAAGTTGTGAATTTGAAAACGGACGATTGCCCAGGTCATTAGAGCGCGAGATGTTTTTTGGCTGCAATGCTCCTGCTCCTGTTCAACGGCGACGGTCGTCGTCGGTTCAGTCTGCCAGCTGAGCTCAACGGTTAAAGGGAAAAAAATAACTGTTCGCGGCTAGTTGCGATGGCAGCCATTGAGACCGTTCCGAACGGTAATCCGGCAACCGATTGTGATAACGTTAGTGATAGTGTAGATTTAGTAGCTGTCGAGCAGGTGGCACTGTTCAAAAGCAGACTGGTGGAGTTTCTTGGCGATTTGTATACCCCCGATCAGCCCTGGGACATAATCGCATTCGAGGGCTACGGTCGGGGGTTAGTGGCAACGCGTGACATAGCGGTCAATGAATTGATATTCCTGGATCGACCGATCCTGGTCGGCCCCCGAGTCAACAACTACGATGTGATATTCTGTGCAAGCTGTTGTAGAATACAGAAGAAGCTTATTCTTTGTAGCGGTGGCTGTCGGCTGCCAGTCTGTTCTGAGTGTGACACTAGGGTAGATCAAGAAACACTGCACACTGCTGAATGTAAGATTATCAATTCTTGGCAACCGAAAAACCAATCGCGCTACTGTAAAGCCATTCTGTATGCGCTGACCTCCATACGGGCGCTGATGCTGAACGATCGCGACCGCTCGATCGTGCTTGGCATGGAAGGTCACCCACCACGGAAAGATATGACGACCGAAATCGATCGGCTTGTGACGGAGGAAATTTTTGCGAACCTTCCAGACTTGAGCTACCTACGGCAGGTGGTTAACGTGCTGAACACTAATGCCTTCGAAACGAGCCAGATCGTGCAGGATGAGGAGAACAACGATCACGAAATCATTCAGCGCGGTCTGTACATCTTGGGGGCGTTGATGAATCACTGCTGTCTGCCCAACACCCGGTACGTGTTCGACGAGCAGCTGGTGATGCGATGCTATGCTTCGAAAGCGATTCGCCGGGGGGAGCAGATCTTCAACAACTACTCGAAGATCCTGTGGGGGACGCAGCACCGGATCATCCATCTGTGCTTTTCGAAGCATTTTCTGTGCGGCTGCGAGCGCTGCCGGGATCCGACGGTaagctttgttttttttttattttaacgagaatttggcttgatttcaTTGTAGCGTGAAAAAtgctaatttaaaattataacgAAACGGTCGAATCGTGTTTCTGCTGCTTGACAAGAAGGGTTTCGTGACAGACTCAGCTGATTGCCGACGCCGGGCATAAATATTTGATTCTATATAAATAACATTGATCGAGTTCCGCGCACGTGGCGCTTCATTTTCGAAAGCCTTGTTTGTCACTTCCAGCATTGGTGCTCTTTTTGTTGCTGAGGCAGAAATTTTTGTCGAGAAGTTTTGTTCGACTGATAGAAGTCGAACCGTGGGTTTGGCGGGCAGAACGGAATAATTAATGACCTATAAACTACCGTTCATCGATGAGAATAAATAGCGTCGCATGCGTGAGCTAACCTTTCACGCATCTGTTCAAATATCAAGCATAGGACTGAAAATAGGAGCGGGATGggacattaaaaaaattgaaatagattttgaaagaaatgaCATGTCGTGTCAGGTTTAGTGGGCTGAGTTTTCAAATACACCGGAGGAAGAGTGCTAACcaattcaacaaatatttctacaaatgagaaaggcaaaacgggtACTCCGTGATATGTGCTACTAATCGAAAATCCTGAATGGATAAGTAGTTTAAAACTACGGACATAGCTGCTAACAAGCTTTGGACTATATTGCACTAGGTATTGTGCCCATCATacaaaaatttgatttaatcCAAATTTTCTATTTACTGAAAATCTTGTATAGTGCttcaaataaattaatttcctgATTCTATTTATTGAAGGGATCCTTAAACCCTAAAACCCCTAAAACATTTCGTTACCTATCAATCGACCCAACAAACGATTCAAACCTACCTCAAATACCGCTCTTACACCCTTTTCAGCGTCACGACTCGAACCGTTTGATCATTTTGTAGCTAATTCTAGCTGTAATCCGTTTAATAGTTTGTTTATACATTGCTAGTCTGCCTTAGTTCATGCCTACCACATGTGGCTTTTGAACGGTTTGGCAAAGTATCGATTACCGACCGTGTGTCGGTTGGCTCAGTTCATTTGGCCCGCATAGCCAATGCGGAGAGTCATAATTTCTCACTGTTGTATATGAATGAGGTTATGAGTGCTTACGGTGCGTAATAAAACTGCCACCGTGCGGTACCGCGTGTCCGAGCCGTTTGAGAAGTAAGTACCGAATCCCTACCGGGACCAATAGCaattttgtttctttgtttgctTCACAGGGTAGGACGTACATCAAAACCATGGAATGCATAAATTATAACAAcataaaattgtacttcctaTGAAGCTAATAGAGTCGACTAAATAAGTGTTTGTTTGTGTGTGTTCCCGAGAGCAGTTCGTGACCATCGACAATGACACGGTAAAAGGTTGTGATTTGAATCGCAGAAGGCTGTGCTTTGCGATACAAATTATGGTTCAATATTGACATTTTGTATCCAAAGCAGGTAAAATGCAATTCTCAATCACTCGGTAGCAAATTTGCACTGGGACAAGCCAATTTTGATTCCCTGTCACAATCGTCGTCGTCAGCATTAGCATGCCACGCGTCGCCATCGAGTCTTGTGCAACGATGGAAACGCTAGGTGATTTCAGTGGCCTACTTGGCCCATGTGTGAAAAAGTTGTGGAAGCTTCTTGCCAAAATCGGCTGACTCATCAGCCAATTTAGGCGAACACACAAAAACAAGCCTACTTTTTGGGAACTCAGTCCCGAAGCAGAACATTACCGTTGCATGACCTCGAGCATAAAATAAACATATAATTAAATGTGTGTTCTTGTTCAAACGAGCGCACTGTGGGACTGAGTCTGGACAAATTTGGCCAAAAGTGTTTTCTGACTTTTAATGTGATGACTTGATGAGTCAGAATCAGCTGAAATTTTTTCTTCCCTAGGTAGATgggattgaaaaaaatattatgtaCATGTTTCAATATGAAAGATGTGTTGCATTTGAATGTGTCAAATGATCGCATTTAAAttaggaaaaaatcgattagtTACAAGGAGGTTacgaatttatttcccgggatttttggatttcccgggagattcccgggaaattgtgttgtTTAGAGTGAGCGGTGAATGCAGatgcttttccaactgatttgcagatcttTGGACTATACTATATATGTATATCTTTAGGCTCGCTGATATGTTCTCATgattttttaggtatatagtccaagCCTTGCTCAAAATACTActgaaaatgttgatattttcatgcaaaaatggaataatttgccggccgttgtaccgaagcatttccttacagtagcgttagtgatgcgaacgatatctctgcaaccgatgagccgattgatcagattttttaacagttcttgtaatagttagatcttgaatgaatgcaatcaaattagtaattgaaatggcggtaatttcttaaaaaatcggttcatagaatgcatatttcgtctactttgttataccgtaactgtaatatctgtaaatttttggatgtatgaaaagaaagACATAACGCCGTAGCTGTCCAATACATGCGCATCCAACCTAtttgaatgtcgctttcaaggatgcaggcaggatttttgaagggataagatcaagcaatccagatactcgTCCGTAACAGGAAATTGATggtaggcttcatccatcgctgcacagttcgcCCATTATctgattgattttgattcacacttaattcggaatgatgctgatcctacagcgacagaaatggatttcatatatcacattttctcaattgatcggaaataactgcacaataccctgaagcagcttaatcgtttcattcaagattaccaaagaaggtcctttacattaaattgatccattgtatcagaacaacgaatcgtcccaatcgtatccgtgattaccaaaatttaggttatacatatagtcaagaaaaatcaaaagaagttgatgttgcgtaaacttattgacgcgttatcaaatgattgaataaTGTGTAGGACACCAAATCGCCTTTTTCTGACTACTGcttttaggacagatatacatgcaatcaaacgggtttgaaaacttcaatttattctttttgcctttctcaatagaaaggtattgcaattgctctgaaaatcgactttttaacggagggccgagtgacatataccattcgattcagttcgtcgagttcggaaaatgtctgtgcgtgtgtatgtatgtgtgtatgtgcgtctgtgtgtatgtgaccaaaaatgactcatttttctcagagatggctgaactgattttgacaaacttagtcttaaatgaaagatacaacgttcccataggctgctattgaatttctgatggatccgacttccggttccagaattacagggtggtgagcacgatcacgtaggaaatgtcgattttaataaattctgcaatgaatgtatagagGTGAATTttcttccaaaatatgaccacaactgcttcgatttgcagtattaggtcactaacatccattcaaagtcttttttggccacattggccaccatcatcggttctggaagccccggcggaagtaacCAAAATCCAAATAACAGTCACagcggtttctcggagatggctagaccgattcagcCAAACCtaaactcaaatgaaaggtgttgcgcccccgcaaatgactatttaatttcatcccaatccgacttccggttccggagttacaggttgtggcgtgcgatcacatagcaaattgcgattcaaaccgatactccgatgaaaacaataaaggtaaaaaaattcgctaaaatgtctctcaaacaacttaaatttgctgttctaggtcaccgacggccacccaaactttcgttgactacattgaccaccatagacggttccggatgtgcccgggaaaagcggccatctttcaaaattgacgaactcacatcagtttcccggaaatggttgggctgattctcacaaacttagtcccaaatatgtccccacagatgtctataaaatttcgtacgggtcgcttatatgggtccggaaatatagattaaaccgtccggtcacatatgaaattcccatataagccggaactcagttttttttttcaatggggggaccccatgaaatttcagaaatcgaattcgtatttttgatgccaaacatctttaaaatgtatgaaacgtcgagattttatgttatcacgaaatttttttggaattttccGAATTTTCCGCTGATCCGAATCTCGCTTGATCCATTAAATTACTCGTCTTTTAAGTCATTTAGTTCCCGATTTTCCTCTGGCAAACTATATGAAAAGAAATAATACCTTATTCGGATGTAGATTAGAGTTTGAAGCACTTTTGCACAAaagactgaaaataatatatgaATAGCATGTAAACTCGATGATAAAACGGTGGAGGTCGATAACAACCCTGGAGGCTTTCGGATGGGCCCATGGTACGTAACGGTTGAGAGGCGCTGCGTTAGGCCGTTTAAATTCAAAGCCATTTAGCTCCATACATCTATTTGGAAAGTCTCCGGCGGTGaaattatcctactccgactgataCTTCCCAGaaagcggaatttctcccgataccgatacccGTTTCGTGAGCCATTTTGCTCCCAGCTTTGTCGCGGTCTATtcgaatagtccccgacggttgaTCTGTCAGTCCTAGTCACTAATTCGTTGATCTCTTCCATTTATCCTGCAATTCCATCAGAATTTATGCGACTACTCTACTGACATTGTATCGCGCCCTTTCGTCTTTGTTCATCTCCAATAGGATATTCTCTATAAATTGGGCAGACCTTTCTTTCCACAAATCTGAGGCAGTCGACGACCATGTGCTGCGATGTTTACTCCATACACTCTTCTTGTTCACCACAGTGGCACATTCGTaattaccgtaaaccggggtgacattgatcacttttcgaagcaatcattacatatttttagacgcaacacatttttttttcaagtttaatatttttaaatcatgTACTGATCTATGGAGAACCAGATtgaatggttttacctaaaattatcCGCTTAcagttattttttcaaaatgatttcaagttgaagtccgttttcatgttccggggtgactttgataacctgcatgttcacccacattaagttattgatgtcagtgtttttcattcaaatgtttgtttgaactaattctggaaacatttttattgttaaatagatgttaattagtattatacaaagtatttcaatatacttaaaattcgagtaaccaaaattcgtataacttgtgtctaactagaataaaggattctgaaaacctttaaaactgctaaaattgttttgcttcagtgttttatcaatgtacaaaaagtttcatccattttaacacgttggaatattgaacaattaaaaaaatgttgcgaattttagcttaaaataatttgaaataattgccaactagtttcacaaaaaatgtattaaaaataaacaaactcttgaaACTAGATTTAGCATATCCCAacctaaagaaaaataaaaactcgcttgtaatgtATTGCTCTTGCTCAAATccagatttatttgttttaaaataaatagatACTTTACGCAGCTTCGTAAAAaccaggtaaagtcaaatttcggttttttgttccCAAAAACCAAACAATATatacaaaaagtataacaaatcggtattttataagtttagagtaaaaatcatttcaaattaaaatgattcggtagactattctggtttaataagtgatctacgaaaaaagtttcgagtgatcaaagtcaccccggtttacggtaggcAGGAGTTCCATCTTCCGTTCTCTGAGTTATCCCAATTCTGGTCATCGAGTTAGTTCTCACCAACCTCCCGGTACCTCCGTTGATAACACTCGATATCCTCTGGTGACGCATACAGTCTCCCGTTGTAAGTAGGAGTTAAGTACTACTTGGATATactttaacaaaagcactgttttgagcgacttaatggaatgttatattaaaccctgttaccgttgtcttccgttttaattccactatggtgcaccatagtggaattaaaacggagtGGAATTCCACTATGGTGCaccatagtggaattaaaacggaagacaacggtaaaAGTGTTTAATAACTACTTGGATTTTATCTTTTCCTGCCCCTAAGTGACAGGGCGGCTGAGGGGCTTCTACTAAGACTTTTGGATTTTTGTACACAACAAGAATGGCATTTGCACGTCTCCCAGTGTCTCGCCTGTTATAGTTGGAACTCGTTATCAACGAATCCAACAATCTCGAGTCTCGTCGAGAGCTTTTGCGTTAGAACGCCATTATACATGTTGCTCGCACCATGCCCCTCACCGATTTAAGTTGTGCTGTGGTTCAGCACTTGGTTTTGAAACTAGCATTTCAGTATATTGTACAGATATTGGGGAACTTGAAATTTGTTCAAAGTCTCCCCGCTCTCTCTATGACTGCCTTATTTGAGTAATACCGGATTGCATCCACCGTCCATTTTTTGTTCCAGAGTCTTGTTTGTCTAACTAACAAACGGCTTTCACACACCGGCTATTTCGTTACCCTGGCGAGGGTGACTTGTTCCAAGAACTTCCTGGGATCATCTGgcaggcatatgggcctgtaTGATGCTGGATCTCTAGCCGGCTTCCCTGGTTTGAGATGGAGCACCGGCTTCTGGATCTTGCATT is part of the Topomyia yanbarensis strain Yona2022 chromosome 1, ASM3024719v1, whole genome shotgun sequence genome and encodes:
- the LOC131691830 gene encoding SET domain-containing protein SmydA-8-like codes for the protein MAAIETVPNGNPATDCDNVSDSVDLVAVEQVALFKSRLVEFLGDLYTPDQPWDIIAFEGYGRGLVATRDIAVNELIFLDRPILVGPRVNNYDVIFCASCCRIQKKLILCSGGCRLPVCSECDTRVDQETLHTAECKIINSWQPKNQSRYCKAILYALTSIRALMLNDRDRSIVLGMEGHPPRKDMTTEIDRLVTEEIFANLPDLSYLRQVVNVLNTNAFETSQIVQDEENNDHEIIQRGLYILGALMNHCCLPNTRYVFDEQLVMRCYASKAIRRGEQIFNNYSKILWGTQHRIIHLCFSKHFLCGCERCRDPTELGTYLGALKCVRERCSHGRMLSLNPLKVASVWQCDSCGFKMDNGRIGRIQEIAGRMTLANAAKRDAAYIVQYLNDHVSRFLLPYNQFTVELKLQAIRKILQDAPMELLLEKEKYCGEILAILAKLDYGECFVKGLLCYELFKVRTVLAGRREQRESFPDDSSLAVLRTAWTILGFSGNRPRDLDQLAQCYGCKVSPVAEITKFSNDGCTSVKISQEQLT